A stretch of Schistocerca cancellata isolate TAMUIC-IGC-003103 chromosome 3, iqSchCanc2.1, whole genome shotgun sequence DNA encodes these proteins:
- the LOC126175701 gene encoding uncharacterized protein LOC126175701 encodes MSVAADVKNSLVEGKELSCEDRTMAMEPVFETLCPDNKRTPDPVIGLRAICINEGHVDELRTKFQTTGVVDRTGGNLFWERAEVKVNADLSLEPRWRVALAHSKGCRE; translated from the coding sequence atgtcggtggcggcagatgtaaagaacagcctggtagagggcaaagagctcagctgtgaagaccgaacaatggccatggagccggtatttgaaactttgtgccccgacaataaaagaacacccgaccccgtcattggtcttagagccatctgtataaatgaaggtcatgttgatgaacttcgaacgaagttccaaacaacgggagtggtagaccgaaccgggggtaacctcttttgggagcgagctgaggtcaaggtgaacgcggacctgagcctggagccaaggtggcgtgtggctctcgcccactcgaaag